The DNA sequence taaaatatatttcgGTCCGGATCGAATATAACAAATcataaatattataaattttatattacattttaaatacttatatcttaaaaattataaccataattttaaatttttaatcaTATTTATACACTCTTAGAGCTCTCTATATTTTATTACTTAAATGATAgttttgatttaataatttatggtttaatttttgataattttttttaaaaaaattgttccGTTCGATTTAAAATCGGACTACatcaaattattttaatttggTTCAGACCGCTTCACAATAAATATTTGATCTGATTCGATCCAAGAAAAAACATATTTAAATTTTTCTCTCAATTCGGTTTGTTCCGATTGTGGACCGAATAGTCGGACCAAACCGACCGAGCGTCTGGCCAACCATAATGTAATCccatttttttaattaaaaagcCATGTAGATTAGAAAAGTAGAGAAAGTGGATAAAATTGCAAATTTtgtataaataaaaattaatatacaGTATTTAAAAAGTGGAGAAAACAAATAATAAATTACAAACACCTTTCTAACAAAATAAAAGCCAAAATACTAAAATCTAATTTCTGGATAATTCTTAAACAAAAATCAATAAAAATGGCAAATAATGATGAAGGGTCAAAGTAATTTGTTTTACAGAAGTAGATAGATATATGATTCTGTGTGTATCAAACAGTCAACAATCATCTATCTCTCTATCTATTTGGGTTGGCCTTCTTCAATCTCAGGGCTACAGAGAAATCAAGATCTCGGGTTAACCCGATTTTCAGGTCCGACTCACTTAATCTTCTTGCTAAAGTTTGCATTTTTAATCTTTTTTCTTGGTGAATTTGATTTGATAAACccatttgtataattaattatctGATCTATATCTGATTTGGGTGTTGATTCTTTTTGTAATTGAAGTGAAATCTTGCCTTATTTGCACTAACGATTGCCttccgagagagagagagagaggtgaaATCTTGCCTTATTTGCACTAACGATTGCcttcagagagagagagagagaggcttATGTAGTTATGTTTCCCTTTCCAGTTCCCTAATTTTGTCTGATAAAATTACTTTATCTTTCATAAATATGTGTTCCAGGAAAATATTTGTAATCTAGAGGGGTCCAATTTATTGCAAGAACAAGATTATATTCCTGGATTCTTCTGTGCTTTTTTCGTTTGATATCTATGGCCTGAGGTGTACATTACATGGGAGGTGTAGAGGATGATCAACCACCCTCAAAACGTGTGAAAGTAACGTCTAAACATTTGGAAGGATTTGCAAACGGATTTTCTCCCAGAGAGTCCCCGAGTTGTTCATTGAGTTTGATGATGGCTCGGCCCCTGTCATCCAAAGGGGACGATGAGATTCTTGGTACGAAAGGAATTGTCAAGAAAGTGGAACTGGTCAGAATCATAACTGAGGCACTGTATTCTCTTGGCTATGAGCGAACGGGTGCACATCTAGAAGAAGAGTCCGGAATTCATTTACAATCATCTGTAGTAAAGTTATTCATGCAGCAAATTCTTGATGGAAATTGGGATAAAAGTTTACACACTTTGCATAAATTTAGCCAACTGGATGAAACTACTATTAAGTCTGCATCTTTTGTTATATTAGAGCAAAAATTTCTTGAACTTTTGGATGAGGAAAAGCTGATGGATGCTTTGAAAACATTGAGGACTGAGATTGCACCGCTTTGCATAAACAGTAATAGAATCCACAACCTTTCTACTTGCATCGTATCACCTTCCCAGTATGATCAGACGGAATTTGCAGCTAAAACTGCCGTGAAGGCCAAAGCTCGGTCGGCATTACTAGAGGAATTGCAACGGATCTTTCCACCAACGGTGATTATACCAGAACGAAGATTGGTCCATCTTGTTGAGCAGGCTCTTGACTTGCAACGAGATGCTTGCATTTTTCACAATTCTCTAGTTCAGGATATGTCATTATACACCGACCATCAGTGTGGACGGGATCAAATTCCTTCTCAAACTTTACAGGTGAGATCATAATTATTAGCATATAGTTCTACTATTACAGGATCTTTTCAAATTAAAGCTCTTTAGCAAAGGCTTAGGCAAAAACTCAATGAATGGAATAATCTATTCAAAAAAATAGAGTCACTAGATAGTGGACACCAATGCTGCTCTTGCAACTTCACTTGTCTCACCGCACTCAAACTAGAGTATATACATCTTTGCTTTATATAAAATTTCAATCTACACTCTAATTGCTCTAGAACTTTGTAAATTACATTTTTAAGATGTGATTCATGTGtttaattttcttttatcttGTCACAACTGTTCAAGTGGTAAACTTAACTAGTGTCTCGGATGTTCATTGTTTGTGGTTTCATGTTTACTTGATACCGGGAGGCACAGTTTCAAGTGTATTGCCCCTTTTACTGGTATCACTTGTTCCCCCTTGTAATAGCATAGTGTCAGATTTTAATCCGTTCGTTGCTGTTTGGGTCAATGCTTGTAGCTTTCTTAATAACATGAGCTCACTAGCCCTTGTGCTTGCATGCTTGTGGGAAGGGTGTGCATAGATGCAGGACGTATTTATAATAACATTGAATTATGATGATAAACAAAAAAAAGGTAAACTTGGGTGAATTAACCGAAGAAAATCTACTGTTTAAAGGGAAAAAAATAATGGATAACAACTCATAAAAAAAAAGACTCAATATTAAACATGTTAATAATCAAGCAATTCTAATATGATGTGAAGATCACATCattatatacagttatacacaaAAGAAAACCTAATGGACCAATGCTTGTTAAGGATTGGGCTTGAAGTAGTGAGTCATATAACACTAATTTCTATACTATATGGTTGATAGAAATTAACAGTTAACTAATAACAATAAAGAATCCTATTATTGGTTAGCAAAAACAGAATTTTTTTCCATTCCTCATTAAGCATGCTTGCAAAAATGTTAGTTGTTGGCCTTGTGGCATATTTCTGCATGGTCCTATGGAATATCATCTTTGACTTCCTTATATTGGGTAAGGAAAACATTACAACTAGAgatctttttctttttaagtttctCAATCTACGTTTAAGGAGTATAGAATTATTGTTAATACTGACTTGTATTCTTTTCGTTAAGTATGTTTTTTGGAACAGCATGCTCGTAATTTAAGTTTCTTTTGGTTGTTCATTGTTTTGTTTCTTGTTTTCTACGGTCTTTCACTAGGATGCTCATTTTTTGTCTGTTTGATATATGGCTAATAAGGATTTTTCATGTTCTCTGTTTGGGTGAAATCTTGTCTGGGACCTTTCAATTTCAGTTCGGTTACAAATTATATGAATCTCATTACTTTCTTATTCATGCTTCACGTTTATGGATTTCACTagtttttttatttcattttagtctctttttaatattttaaagaGGCTTATTCCTGAAGAGCAGAGTATAATAAAGTTCTTCCTTTTGTTTCTACTTCTAGTTACAACCGCTAAATTTTCTAAAAGTCAAAATCTTGCAGATTCTACAAGAACACTCTGATGAAGTCTGGTTCTTGCAATTTTCACATAATGGACAATACTTGGCTTCAGCATCGGGTGATCACTTGGTCATTATTTGGGAGGTACTACGTTACACCAATAATTTAGATACTAATAATTCGTGTTGTTTCCATTACCTCACTTGTATATTTCTGCTTGATATCACTAGATTACTTCTactaaataaataatattctgaGTAGTAGCGACTAAGATTTCAATCGTTCTCACCCACATAGATGAATTAATCGTGCTTGATGGTTCTTTTCTCCATCACCCGTATACCTAAACCATAGCTGAACAATTTATACTCTTCATCTTCCCCTAATCCCTTTCTGGGATTTGCTTTTATCATTGTAGGTAGAATACGTAGTTGTACAAACTAAATTGgttatttttcctgcaaaattATCGTACGTGTATTTGAACTTGGACGGaagaaaaaatgaaaatatataCATGGAGGCATGCTAGTTGTTTTATTAGAAAGAGGTAAATAAGAAGTTCTGTTGCTTCTTTACTATGGCTCACTGATGCAATATGTTTATTATTTGTTTCATATTTTCCCCCTTTCAACAGGTGAATTCAGATGGCACAGTCAACTTGAAGGATATATTATCTGGTCATCAGAAACCTATATTTCATGTATCATGGAGTCCCGATGGCCTTCAGCTTCTCACTTGTGGTGTCCAGGAGACTGCCAGACGTTGGAATGTTTATTCTGGTGAATGTCTCCAGGTTTATGAAAAAAATGGCGTTAGTATAGTTTCGTGTGAATGGGCTCCGGATGGGAAAGGAATATACTTCGGGTTTACTGATAAAAGCATGAGCATGTGGAATTTAGAAGGGAAGGAGGTGGAATGTTGGAAAGGGCAACGAATTGTTAGTATCTCAGATTTAGGAGTCACAAGTGATGGTAAAAAGATCATTACTATTTGCAAGAACTCTGTTATATTACTCTTTGACAAAGAATCAAATGTCGAAAAATTTATCGAGGAAGATGAGACTATAACGTCGTTTTCATTATCAAGTGACAATAAGTTTCTCCTGGTTAGTCTTGTAAACCAAGAAATTCATCTTTGGAATATTGAGGGGCATTTCAAGCTTGTTGGCAAATACAAAGGTCACAAACGTACTAGATATGTCCTCAAAGCTTGCTTTGGTGGATTTCAACAATCATTTGTTGCTTGTGGCAGTGAGGATGCACAGGTATGACCCTTGTTTGGTGTTTATGAAATGAACCATGTCCTTTTATTAAAAAGTAGGACTTGTACTTGATTGTcatgaattttttttattcttaAACTTTGATTGAGATGTTTGCGAATTCTGTAATTTTATTCTGCATGAAACTCAAATTGGGCAAAGTTGAATACCTTTCCATCTCAAAGAGCTTTAAACTGGCTTGATTTACATGTAAATGATTTGTTAGTCACATTCTTAATTGTTCTATTTCGACTATCGTCTTTTGGCATCAAAGAAGCCTATAACCCGTATTGGTGTTAGTTTCATGGCTGAAAGCTCCTTCAGATTTGATTAGTGTTGTCTCCACCAATTAGTAGTTCTTTGTGTCGCTGGATTCTTTAATTATCTTGATATCTGATTATACATGTTTTTTTTGCTAAGTAGATTATACatgttatataatataataatattatatgtCTGAAGCCTACATATTCACTGAATGTTTTAGTTTAGAATTATGATGACTTGCACATGTTTAGATAATTTTCTGGCTACTAATCATTTTTGACTTTATATAAATCTCATTGACTATATTTTATCCTCTTTAAATTCAAGTCACCCTCTTCTAATTCAGGATCTTGTGATTTATTCAGGTATATATATGGCACAGGGGTTCGGGAAAGCTGGTTGAAACTTTGCCAGGTCATTCTGGAGCTGTTAACAGCGTAAGCTGGAATCCAGGAAACCCCCATATGTTGGCATCAGCCAGTGATGATGGCACTATACGAATTTGGGGTTTGAATCAGGTAAAGATGAAACCCAGAGGGCCAGACAGCAACGGTGTTCATTATAGCAATGGAGGTACTCCAGGCGAGAAAGCAAGGGTTCTTGAATAACTAGTATTTCTTTAGTTGACTACCACTCTCATGTAAGTTCTTTACTTTCTGTTCTAGTTGACATTTTGTTACAAATGACAATCAAAAAATGTGAATCAAATCTGGTAATAAAATGTTGTACTTGTTTTTTAAGTGTAGTCCTTGCCGGTGCCTCTACGTTGATTCTTTTGTTTGTTGGATTGTGGAAATGAGTGTACAATGACGCTGTCTTTAGCACCGAATCTTGTATTGCTTTCATGAACTCCTTTTAAttttttatagttttttttaaattattcTATAGATCGCAACAAAGGTGTCAAAACAGTGTCAATGTTTGAGTGTGACACTCTTTGGCAAGGGTGGAACTTGTTTTGTGGAAGCAGTAAATGTGTTAAAGCAGTGTAAATGGTTGTCTGGCACTCTTTGGCAAGGATGGAACTTGTTTTAGGGAATCAAATGCGACTATAATTGTAGTAGTTATTTTTTAACCAACGTAAAtattgatgattgatatttatgTTCTAACTTACAAGTAAATTGTTTTTGGCTTTAAGTggtaagagcatctccaaccatCCAAAACTCTTAGCTAAAATGTGAGTTGACAtactaaaaataaaaaatttagcCAACCTCTCTAAAAACGCATACTCCAACCATACCCAGCTTAGCCAACCTCCTATGATGGCTAAATTTGTTGAACCTCTAAAGGTCGTAAGAAATCTGTAAGAAAGATTGCACATCATTTATTACCATATTGaattgatatattttattttaacaatctaaaatattaataacattttatttttaaattatagcCAATCAATATAGCTAATACCATTGAAACAAAATGTATTACATGTTCAGCAAATTTTACATAATGTCTTACAAGTCCAATTTAGCCAACAATTATAGCCAACGCCGTCGGAGCCAACGCCGTCGGAGCCAACGCCGTTGGAGATGCTCTAACCAGACTTACAAATGGTTTTAAATTCAAAGAGTTTGCACCGAATTGCTAGACTCAACAAAATTTGCATTTCAGTCAATAAACAGAAAATGCTCGTGTGTTCATGAAATTTTTATGATTTGTTTTCAGGTGGTTCACATGAAAGAGTGATTATGATGGATTTTTTGCAAGGAGATTAAGGGGCATGCCGAGTTTATGGTAAATTATAACAAGGTGAAAGTGAGAAGTGATCAAAATTTTTTGGATCCCATGATCATACCAAATACGTTTAGCATGGGGTCGATAATGTGTTAATTTATATGAAAATTTGATGAGTTAACGATAAGTTATCGATCTTGAGGATGCGCAGGTTGAGATTGGGTTCAATCGTATTACAATTATTTAATTTGCTTTAAAAACCACCAAAACGATTTCAACTTCCCATTCTTTCAAAAGGGGTTGTTAATAATGATCAAGTTTACCATTTTTGTTAAAAACTACTTTTACTTCCTTGCTCACTCATTTGCTTCCATTGTCcataaaaaaatattaaactTAAAATTGTAGTAGGAAAAAAAAATGAATCCTCCACAACTTAATTTGGTAAGAGAGCAGGTGGTGAGTACAAGAATTATTCACTTGTGTTATGATGTTAATTActgtaatttttgttgtatttCAAAATAATTGAAATTTATAAATTACATATGGAAAAATTATGAGATATTAAATATGAtcttttgttagatatatttttaaatttttaaattataatttttaatgaAGAGTTTTTAAAATTGATAATTAATGTAAAAACACACGCTTAAATAATACCAATTGTTTGAAATTGtttttaaattgataaaataGTAGCAGATTAAAATTGTTTTTCAAAAACAAGCTCTCCCTCTcactctccctctctctctctgaCCATCTAGTAGCTAGTATatcaatctctctctctccctctccctgaCCATCTAGTAGCTAGTATATCAATCTCTCTTTCTGACCATCGAGTAGCTAGTATATCAATCCGTTGAATCATGTCGCGCAAGATTATAACGCTCCTGTCtttgaaggatgaatagaatTCTTTGTATAAGAGATCCTCACTCTACAAGGTCATAAATCACTTTTATAAGAACaagtactttcattttgaattATTGATATCAACATGACCTCTAGCTTTCCCGATGCACTTCTCTTCATTCATGTTTGAGATGTGGATTGGAAAAGACAAAGCCTGTTAGTATTTTATAAGAACGATCTTCGTATCTAGGGATTGGATTAAAAGACTTCATCTATGTTCACATTTTAGAGATTTAAGATGAGCTCTTAAGCTTTTATCATAACCCTTCTTAATATAAGGATGTGCGCATCCTGCtagggctgtcaaaaaaattcgaaaaatccgatattcgtccgaaaaatccgcattcgtatccgaaataaagcggatattatccgtatccgacaCAAAGCGGATATTATACGTATTCGAATCCGCCGATTGCGGAtacggatacggatataggcatattcgtatccgataatatccgaatccgaataaatatattttatatttaaatatttaataatttaaaaatatattatattaaatttatagtgtgtttatgtgtatacacacacatatatatatattaaatattatgtttatacaattttatagacatatataaaaaaattatttgagttcaacaatttaaagataacgattatatttaaaagaaaaataaaattaattttaaaaaattaaaatataattaaatcactttatcacttattttaatttttaaaaatgaatttttatttttaactatatttttttcaatttttttaatttttaatataaaataaaaaaatctgattgaaaatcggattcagatccggatattatccgtatccggatagtatccgtcggatccggattcggatattattctttaaatatttccGGATTCGGATACGGATACGGATACGAATTTTCGGATTCGGATCTGGATCCGGATATAGGCGgatccgtatccgaattatccgtttgacagccctACATCCTGCTTCAAATAGAGCAAACATCTTTTATACTATCTAGTTTCATCAACATTATTTGTTTATGTTTTATAGTGCCTTTACTCCAAGTTGTGGTCATAGATTCTCTGAGAGGCTCTCAGATTTCCTGGAAGTCACTACACCATAGAATGTATATAACAACAACAAAAATTTATTGCCTAAATGGCTTTTTATGTTGCAGTAGAAAATATGGCAACAAATATGAAAAATTT is a window from the Apium graveolens cultivar Ventura chromosome 1, ASM990537v1, whole genome shotgun sequence genome containing:
- the LOC141674763 gene encoding WD repeat-containing protein 26 homolog encodes the protein MGGVEDDQPPSKRVKVTSKHLEGFANGFSPRESPSCSLSLMMARPLSSKGDDEILGTKGIVKKVELVRIITEALYSLGYERTGAHLEEESGIHLQSSVVKLFMQQILDGNWDKSLHTLHKFSQLDETTIKSASFVILEQKFLELLDEEKLMDALKTLRTEIAPLCINSNRIHNLSTCIVSPSQYDQTEFAAKTAVKAKARSALLEELQRIFPPTVIIPERRLVHLVEQALDLQRDACIFHNSLVQDMSLYTDHQCGRDQIPSQTLQILQEHSDEVWFLQFSHNGQYLASASGDHLVIIWEVNSDGTVNLKDILSGHQKPIFHVSWSPDGLQLLTCGVQETARRWNVYSGECLQVYEKNGVSIVSCEWAPDGKGIYFGFTDKSMSMWNLEGKEVECWKGQRIVSISDLGVTSDGKKIITICKNSVILLFDKESNVEKFIEEDETITSFSLSSDNKFLLVSLVNQEIHLWNIEGHFKLVGKYKGHKRTRYVLKACFGGFQQSFVACGSEDAQVYIWHRGSGKLVETLPGHSGAVNSVSWNPGNPHMLASASDDGTIRIWGLNQVKMKPRGPDSNGVHYSNGGTPGEKARVLE